The proteins below come from a single Mangifera indica cultivar Alphonso chromosome 16, CATAS_Mindica_2.1, whole genome shotgun sequence genomic window:
- the LOC123198714 gene encoding protein RTE1-HOMOLOG translates to MEGNPDPENCMMIEEGYKRSMQIDSSRARFPCCIVWSPLPVISWLIPFIGHIGICREDGVILDFAGPNFVCVDNFSFGAATRYVQVNKEQCCISPYLSALNGDDQDQPNEQGRDTLTWDGALRKSTQEFQHRSYNLFTCNCHSFVANNLNRLGFNSGGWNVVNLAAFMFLKGRWVSCTSILRTFLPFIIVTFLGLTFGGLTYIKFLAFFTLLLVGWFLIGTYCFSNVIQL, encoded by the exons ATGGAAGGTAATCCAGACCCTGAGAACTGCATGATGATTGAAGAAGGTTACAAACGAAGTATGCAAATTGATTCAAGTAGAGCACGATTTCCATGCTGCATTGTTTGGTCACCCCTTCCTGTCATTTCCTGGCTGATTCCTTTCATTGGCCATATTGGCATTTGCAGAGAGGATGGGGTGATTTTGGACTTTGCAGGGCCCAACTTTGTGTGCGTAGACAATTTTTCATTTGGGGCAGCTACTCGTTACGTCCAAGTGAACAAGGAACAG TGTTGTATTTCTCCTTATTTGTCTGCATTGAATGGTGATGATCAAGACCAACCAAATGAACAAGGAAGAGACACATTGACTTGGGATGGTGCACTACGAAAGAGTACACAGGAGTTTCAACACCGATCATACAACCTTTTTACTTGCAATTGCCACTCTTTTGTAGCGAACAACCTGAACAGGTTAGGTTTTAATTCTGGTGGGTGGAATGTGGTGAACTTAGCTGCATTTATGTTCCTCAAGGGTCGTTGGGTAAGCTGTACATCCATATTGCGAACTTTCCTACCGTTTATTATAGTAACCTTTCTTGGACTTACATTTGGCGGCTTGACCTACATCAAGTTTTTGGCATTCTTCACCCTGCTTCTGGTCGGTTGGTTTCTTATTGGTACTTACTGTTTCAGTAATGTGATCCAATTGTAG